Part of the Sorghum bicolor cultivar BTx623 chromosome 1, Sorghum_bicolor_NCBIv3, whole genome shotgun sequence genome, CCGATCGCCAGAAACCGTTGGCGGGCCACAGATCGAGCTATATATACGGGAGACGGCCATCCGAATCAATGCCACGGTGGTCCAAACCGATGTTGCACCGTCGGCCTCTGGCGACCGTGCCCGCCTTCTCCGTTTGCTCCCCGTTTTTGACCGGTGTGgcaacgcaacgcaacgcaGTGGTAGTTCGGTACAGAGTGCAGGACACCAAACAGTAATCTGAGATGGAACTCCCAGCAACATTATCTGTTTTCATCTGGAGAGGCACCGGTCTTTCTTGTCCAACCTGAACGTCAACATCtcagagaaaaagaaaagtagAGAGCCGACCACGTAGCAAACTCAGTAGAATCCCAGTCATCACATCAGCTGGTTCCCCACGGGGTCAACGGTGAAATGCAGGTGCAGAGATTTCTCCACGATCGGGTGGAACTTGGATGCCCACATCTGCAACTCACAGGCCAAACACACGAGTTAATTATACTAGTACTTGTTATGGAGATGGCAAAGACTAGTAGTATTCCTATGGAAGAGTGTGGATTCAGGCAATGGCTGTAGTTTGCTATCCTACTTTCGGTTCAGAGTTGGAATCCAACCCTGCATGTGTGTGCACCATCATTCTGTATGTACCTctatcttgttttttttttattttttagttttAATTTACTCGGGTAAGTCGAATGTGGTATGCAggaaactcaagatatgaaatCCATTTCAGCAGAGTTCTTACATCCTTGTACTCCATGCTCTCCCTGAACAGCTTGAAGTCATCAACTGCATGATACGACAGACTGAGTAAGCAACCATAGCTCTAACATGCTGCTAACTTATACACAGAGATTCTGACTTATGCATAGGATGAGACAAAACTTATAGCCCACTAACATGATGTGAAACGGATTACTGCAGCATGATTGTATCCATTATCTGGATGATCCAAACAGCAGCCTATACAAAATAGAAGTATAACATTAGAAGCAGTTATTTGAGATTTTTTGGGGGGGAAAGTGTTGGTAAGAGAAAATGCACATGTTAATAACAATCTATGTGAAACAAGATAAGCATGTTATATGCCTTCAGCCATATGTACAGCAAATTCACAATCGCAGTAGCAATGTGACAGAAGAACCATGAGGATATCTTGTTGTCTTACCACAGGTTGCCTGCACAATAAAAGAGCTGCATTGGCTGATCAACTTCTGAAGAGAAGCTAATGCATCCTCCGTTGCTTCTCTAGATGCAGTCTTAAAGAAAGATATCAGCAGCATAAACTCGACACCGTAGTTAAAATCCTGCCACAGGAACCAACTTTTCTGTTTTAGTGCAAAAATGGACAGTGGCACATTTTTTACATAGCTAAACAATGGTATCAGTTTACACCAGGATAAGTTAGCTTGAGTTACCTCTCCCCTACGAAAGAGAGGTATAATGTCATCTTCCACCTCGGACTCGAAATCTACAGAAACCGAGCCCTGTAAGTTATCCAAACAGCGACTATCATGGTGCTATGAGCATAGAGAATCAGTATGGTGTAAGAACCAGAAAGAAGATTACATGCTGAGGCGTACATAGGAAACAGGTTTTACGTGCTCATCAAGAACTTTCGAATAGTATGCACTGCTCTGGAACTTTGCAATGTCTTCTTTCTGCTGAAAACGCATAAAGACAGCGTGTGTGAAATTCTCGCTGTTGGGGTCCTCTATGCGGCCTGCATCCAATATATCACAAATAACAAATTGAAGTTCATACATATTAACTGATTCTGCAGTTGAAGTGTATATAAGCCTAACCTAATGAGACTGCGAGTATCCCTCTCATCTGGTACTGTGATGTATATAGATAGTCCAGCATATCTTTTTCTTCGGCATCTGAGATGTTTGGCTTGGCTCTAAGCAGAATAATGTGCTCCACAATCTTTCTGCAAAGTGTACTAGATCAGCTGTATACTACAGCTCTGCACAGTACAGGGCATGAGGTAACAGTATACAGAATTTAGAACACTCATTGTAAATATGATACTTTCAGTGTCAATTTCTTCGCAAAAATTTTACAGTTTTGAAGTGATTTGGTAATGCAACACTTAGAAACCACTCACCTTTTCTTCATAAGACCACCAGAATGTGCCCCATTGCTGGATTCAAGCACACCACGAGTGGAAAGAATTATCTTCTTTCCAGTCCCCCACCATCTGCGACCTACACAAACTCAAAGGACTTCAGAATCTATATTCGACATGCATACACTTCAAAAAGAAGGCCAAAGCTGAGATCGAGAACTCACATCGGTCCAAATTCTGCACAGGTAGTTGATGCAATCTAAAGCAGCTCCCAACAGGTCGTATGGTGTGAGGCACCTGGGCTGATGCTGGCACAGACATCCTGATGATTTAGAGCCTGGAAGCTTTAGCTCATTGTTGCCACACTGGTTTTTATGGTTTTGGGTGGAGTTATGGTATGGTGGTAACCGTGAGCAAAAGCAGGATCTTTTGGGTTGAGTGCACATAGTGTGGCAGGACATCCTCTGTCCTCACCATCAGTGGGTGGTTGGAGTTAATAGCGCTGTCCTTTTCACAGCTCCACAATTTCAGATATTTTTTCACAACAAAGATACATCTCTCATTGAAAAATACAAACTAGTATTAGAACTGCCAGTGCCACAGAACTGCACCAACACTTTGGTCACCAAACAGTGCCACAGAATTGCaccaacatcagtttgcataatcaCCAAAGGGGATAAAATTAAAAGTAGCCTAAATTAGAGTGACATGAGAATTACACCAGTCGACGTTCAAATTATTCACAAGTTTGATCACAACGAAAGATGCTACAATTCCAGAACCAAAACAATGAAGATCCTAAAGACTATAAACGCTGGATGGACTTGACGGACTCTAAGATCCTAACATACTGAAAGAACAATGAAGAATGTTCGCCCTCCAAACCATTTCTGTGGTGACGGTTGCTCCCAGCAAGATTGTTACAGGGACTTCCACCAATCACAAGATCAAAGCCGCCAAATCTTCTAATATATGCCTCAATCCTCTCAGATGTCAGTGTCTGCACATCATTGATCTCAATCAAAGTACCGGTCTGCGTCTGATCCCACCAACTCCTCAGAATTGTCCTATTGACCTCAGACTTCTCTACTGAAATAACTGTCTTCATGCGTATACCAAGCCTGTGGAGAGCCACCTCTGCTCCTCCAATACCAGAGAATAAAGATAGTACATTCATGCCTTCTGGGTACATATCCTTGAGGACTGAGAGATGGTAAGCAACAGTATCAACTTGAAATGAATTTCCTAGAGATCGAAACCTCTCTGTCCTGCAGATACCTCTGGTGTGATCCTTCGGAAAGCCGAGTAGAAACTCCATCTCATCAGGCTCTAGAGGAGCAACCTTGTTTAAGCCAACCCAAGCAAGATTCCATTTCCTACACTCCTCCAACACCAGCTTCTGAACTCTTGGAGGAGGTGGATCTGAACTGTTTGTAAGGGTTACGCGAATCTTCTCTAACAGTTTTGCACTAGACACACAAGTCTGGAGGCAATTGAACTGTTGTCTTGGGTCCCATGATGGCCACCACCTTTTGGTATGAGGAAATGCTACAGTTATTGTCCTTGGAGGTTTAGGGAGGAGAGGTGACCTGTTCTCAAGTGGCAAATTGTGTATATAACCTCTTTTCCTGGCAGCAGCACAGAAGTACTTCGAGTCCACAAACTCCGGCTGAATATCATACAAGAATCTTGATATGATAGTCCAGACACCTTTTGGAGCAAGAGCAACATTCTCATAGTAGAAGTATGGTGGACCCATAGCTAGTGCAGGTAGATCTCTGTTCACTGGTCTTGGCCACTGATCTGGCAAGCTAAATCCAACCATTGGATTTGGGAGCAGCATGGGTTCATCAGCGCTACCATCTAATGGGCCTCTACTTCCCAGTGCTTGACTTCCATAtctctttctctttttgttGTTCCCATCCATGAACCTTCCTTTGTTTCTCCCTCCATCCTGCAGTATTGCAAACACAGTTCCATTATCAGACCATTAAATTAGAACTAAATCTTATTGCAGACTTGTATGGACAGTTCACCAAAGACGAACCTCATAGTCAGACAAATTGCCACAATAACCATCTCCTGCGGTCTG contains:
- the LOC8059499 gene encoding uncharacterized protein LOC8059499 isoform X1, giving the protein MSVPASAQVPHTIRPVGSCFRLHQLPVQNLDRCRRWWGTGKKIILSTRGVLESSNGAHSGGLMKKRKIVEHIILLRAKPNISDAEEKDMLDYLYTSQYQMRGILAVSLGRIEDPNSENFTHAVFMRFQQKEDIAKFQSSAYYSKVLDEHVKPVSYGSVSVDFESEVEDDIIPLFRRGEDFNYGVEFMLLISFFKTASREATEDALASLQKLISQCSSFIVQATCGCCLDHPDNGYNHAAVIRFTSFDDFKLFRESMEYKDMWASKFHPIVEKSLHLHFTVDPVGNQLM
- the LOC8059499 gene encoding uncharacterized protein LOC8059499 isoform X2, producing the protein MSVPASAQVPHTIRPVGSCFRLHQLPVQNLDRCRRWWGTGKKIILSTRGVLESSNGAHSGGLMKKRKIVEHIILLRAKPNISDAEEKDMLDYLYTSQYQMRGILAVSLGRIEDPNSENFTHAVFMRFQQKEDIAKFQSSAYYSKVLDEHVKPVSYGSVSVDFESEVEDDIIPLFRRGEDFNYGVEFMLLISFFKTASREATEDALASLQKLISQCSSFIVQATCVDDFKLFRESMEYKDMWASKFHPIVEKSLHLHFTVDPVGNQLM
- the LOC8078013 gene encoding DNA (cytosine-5)-methyltransferase DRM2 isoform X2, which encodes MAHWVSDGDGSDSFEWDSDGNGEEAGSFNTAGASSSAMASTNTDAPGPSRRVANGNGKAGPSASLVQRYIDMGFAEEIVVKAIKDNGDNGADALVELLLTYQELGNDLNVDNGFASGCVPQTVDDSGDDDFLENWDDLDAGGRSTRVANSVDDSGDEDFLHEMSQKDNKIDSLVKMGFPEDEAALAITRCGQDASISVLADSIYASQTAGDGYCGNLSDYEDGGRNKGRFMDGNNKKRKRYGSQALGSRGPLDGSADEPMLLPNPMVGFSLPDQWPRPVNRDLPALAMGPPYFYYENVALAPKGVWTIISRFLYDIQPEFVDSKYFCAAARKRGYIHNLPLENRSPLLPKPPRTITVAFPHTKRWWPSWDPRQQFNCLQTCVSSAKLLEKIRVTLTNSSDPPPPRVQKLVLEECRKWNLAWVGLNKVAPLEPDEMEFLLGFPKDHTRGICRTERFRSLGNSFQVDTVAYHLSVLKDMYPEGMNVLSLFSGIGGAEVALHRLGIRMKTVISVEKSEVNRTILRSWWDQTQTGTLIEINDVQTLTSERIEAYIRRFGGFDLVIGGSPCNNLAGSNRHHRNGLEGEHSSLFFQYVRILESVKSIQRL
- the LOC8078013 gene encoding DNA (cytosine-5)-methyltransferase DRM2 isoform X1 codes for the protein MAHWVSDGDGSDSFEWDSDGNGEEAGSFNTAGASSSAMASTNTDAPGPSRRVSQVANGNGKAGPSASLVQRYIDMGFAEEIVVKAIKDNGDNGADALVELLLTYQELGNDLNVDNGFASGCVPQTVDDSGDDDFLENWDDLDAGGRSTRVANSVDDSGDEDFLHEMSQKDNKIDSLVKMGFPEDEAALAITRCGQDASISVLADSIYASQTAGDGYCGNLSDYEDGGRNKGRFMDGNNKKRKRYGSQALGSRGPLDGSADEPMLLPNPMVGFSLPDQWPRPVNRDLPALAMGPPYFYYENVALAPKGVWTIISRFLYDIQPEFVDSKYFCAAARKRGYIHNLPLENRSPLLPKPPRTITVAFPHTKRWWPSWDPRQQFNCLQTCVSSAKLLEKIRVTLTNSSDPPPPRVQKLVLEECRKWNLAWVGLNKVAPLEPDEMEFLLGFPKDHTRGICRTERFRSLGNSFQVDTVAYHLSVLKDMYPEGMNVLSLFSGIGGAEVALHRLGIRMKTVISVEKSEVNRTILRSWWDQTQTGTLIEINDVQTLTSERIEAYIRRFGGFDLVIGGSPCNNLAGSNRHHRNGLEGEHSSLFFQYVRILESVKSIQRL